A stretch of Paenibacillus mucilaginosus 3016 DNA encodes these proteins:
- a CDS encoding DUF2614 family zinc ribbon-containing protein: MRLKSSKVNEFRLWGLLLTMGGMALMIVGLAGIVFEWGIAGRWIAAVSMVIGAIAMLVSMGIYFAAGMMSTSATVVECPECGKPTKILGKTDRCMYCKTILSLDPKHAPAESGSGTL; the protein is encoded by the coding sequence ATGAGATTAAAATCCAGTAAAGTGAACGAATTCCGGCTCTGGGGGCTGCTGCTGACCATGGGGGGCATGGCTCTGATGATCGTAGGCCTCGCCGGCATCGTATTCGAATGGGGCATTGCAGGCCGGTGGATCGCCGCGGTCAGTATGGTGATCGGCGCCATCGCCATGCTGGTATCCATGGGGATATATTTTGCGGCTGGCATGATGTCCACAAGTGCCACGGTGGTGGAATGCCCCGAATGCGGCAAACCGACCAAGATTCTCGGCAAAACGGACCGCTGCATGTACTGCAAAACGATCCTGTCGCTTGATCCGAAGCACGCCCCTGCCGAGAGCGGCAGCGGAACGCTGTAA